The genomic region TGGCGGCGGCGCTCTGGGCCGCGATGATCGCGGTGGCGACCTGGCCGCTGTTGCTGCATGCCCAGCGCCTGCTCGGGGGCCGGCGCGCGCCCGCCGTGGCGCTGCTCACGCTTGTGCTGCTCCTCTTGCTCGTGATTCCGATGTATCTCGGGGTCGACGCGCTGGTCGAGAACGCCGAGGACATCTCGAACCTCTCGCACTCGCTGGCGAGCTTCACGCTGCCGCAGCCGCCGCACTGGCTCGAGGGCCTCCCGCTGGTCGGCGCCAGGGCGGCGGGCGAGTGGCGCGAGCTCGCGGCGTCCAACCCGGAGGAGCTCGCGGCGCGAATCACGCCCTACGCGCGCGACATCGCGCGCTGGCTCGTGTCCGAGATCGGCAGCATCGGGGCGCTGCTCTTGCACTTCCTGCTCACGGTGATCCTGACCGCGATCCTCTACACGAGCGGCGAGAGCGCGGGCGTGGGGGTCGAGCGCTTCGCGCGCCGGCTGGGCGGCGAGCCGGCCGAGAAGGCCGTGCGGCTGGCGGCGCAGGCGATCCGCGCGGTGGCGCTCGGCGTGATCGTGACTGCGCTGGTGCAGACGACGCTCGTCGCGCTCGGGCTGTTCGCGATCGGCATCCCGTTCGCGGCCGTGCTCACCCTGGTCTCGTTCGTGCTCGCGATCGCGCAGATCGGCGCGGCGCCGGTGCTGATCGGCGCGGTGATCTGGGGCTACTACGAGCTCGGGAGCGTCTGGGGCACGGTCTTTCTGGTCTGGGCCGTGTTCTGCGCCACGATCGACAACTTCGTGCGGCCCGTGCTGATCAAGCGCGGCGCCGACCTGCCGCTCCTGCTGATCTTCGCGGGCGTCGTGGGCGGGCTGATCGCGTTCGGCGTGGTGGGACTGTTCGTGGGTCCCGTGGTCCTGGCCGTGACCTACATGCTGCTCGGTGACTGGCTGGCCGAGACCGAGTGACCGGCGGGTCAGCCGCCGAGCGCCACCGCGATTCCCACCAGCGCGATGCCGATCACCAGGAACGTGAGCCCGGTGAGCCAGGGGCGGAGCGTGGTATGGCGCGCCCAGCGCCAGCCGATCGCGAACAGTCCGGCGATCAGGATCGCGTTGGAGACACGCAGCGCGAGCCACGGGCGGTCGGGAATCAAGAGAAACGGCAGCGCGGCAGGCACGCTCGACAGGAAGACCAGCCAGAAGCTCGCGAACGCGCCGTACAGGTCCGCGCGGCTCGTGGCTACACGCCGCGGCGGAACGCTCCGCACGTAGCGTGAGACACGGCGGTACAGGTCGGCGTGCTCGGCCGGGTCGACGGCCAGCCCGACCAGGTCTTCGAGCTCCTCGGCCACGACCGCGGCGCCGGCCTCGTCACTCGCGGCGGCGCGGATGCGCGCGCCCACGCGCGCCAGCCGGCCGCGCTCGAAGACCTGGCCGGCCACGTAGAATGCCCCGTCGATGATCCCCCAGGCCAGGTTGCAGCCGACCGTCGCGACCAAGAGGTCGCGAGCGGCGCTGGGATCGTCGCGGGTCAGGATTCCCGCCCCGAGCGTGAAGGTCAGCGTCATGATGAGCCCGAACAGGACCTCGGAGAGACTCTCGCCGGGCGTGAGCTGCTTCTGTGCCATGGACAAGCCGAGATCGTGGAGCGCCACGAGTCACCTCCGAGACGCAGAATGGTAGAGGAGAGCGGACCATGAAGGCCAAGAAGAAGAAGGGCGAGGTCGCGGTCAAGGAGAAGATGCCGCGCAAGGAGTACGAGAAGGAGCTCGAGAAGCTTCACGTGGAGCTGGTGAAGCTGCAGGAGTGGATCAAGCAGGAGGGCCTCAAGGTCTGCATCGTGTTCGAGGGCCGCGACGGCGCCGGCAAGGGCGGCACGATCAAGGCGATCACGGAACGCGTCAGCCCGCGCGTGTTCCGCGTGGTGGCGCTGCCCGCTCCGACCGAGCGCGAGAAGACCCAGATGTACGTGCAGCGCTATCTGCCGCACCTGCCCGCGGCGGGCGAGATCGTGATCTTCGACCGCAGCTGGTACAACCGCGCCGGCGTGGAGCGGGTCATGGGCTTCTGCAGCGAAGACGCCGCCCGTACCTTCCTACAAGTGACTCCGCATGCGGAGGAGCTGATGGTCGCCTCGGGCATCATCCTGCTCAAGTACTGGCTCGAGGTGAGTCCCGAGGAGCAGACGCGCCGGCTCGAGGCGCGCATCGACGACGGGCGCAAGATCTGGAAGCTCTCGCCCATGGACCTGAAGTCCTACTCGCGCTGGTACGACTACTCGCGCGCGCGCGACGACATGTTCGCGGCCACCGACACCGAGCACGCGCCCTGGTACGTCGTGCACTCGAACGACAAGCGGCGCGCGCGCCTGAACCTCATCACCCACCTGCTCGACCAGGTCCCCTACAGAGAGATCAAGCGCGAGCGACCCAAGCTGCCCAAGCGCCAGAAGCCGGGCAGCTACAAGGAGTCGAAGCACCCGTTGCGCCTGGTCCAGGAGAAGTTCTGAATCCGGCCGAGTCACTCGACCCG from Myxococcota bacterium harbors:
- the ydiK gene encoding AI-2E family transporter YdiK produces the protein MSVTESRARRSGELVRSALQLFALGALLATAFWIVRPFLAAALWAAMIAVATWPLLLHAQRLLGGRRAPAVALLTLVLLLLLVIPMYLGVDALVENAEDISNLSHSLASFTLPQPPHWLEGLPLVGARAAGEWRELAASNPEELAARITPYARDIARWLVSEIGSIGALLLHFLLTVILTAILYTSGESAGVGVERFARRLGGEPAEKAVRLAAQAIRAVALGVIVTALVQTTLVALGLFAIGIPFAAVLTLVSFVLAIAQIGAAPVLIGAVIWGYYELGSVWGTVFLVWAVFCATIDNFVRPVLIKRGADLPLLLIFAGVVGGLIAFGVVGLFVGPVVLAVTYMLLGDWLAETE
- a CDS encoding VIT family protein, with the translated sequence MALHDLGLSMAQKQLTPGESLSEVLFGLIMTLTFTLGAGILTRDDPSAARDLLVATVGCNLAWGIIDGAFYVAGQVFERGRLARVGARIRAAASDEAGAAVVAEELEDLVGLAVDPAEHADLYRRVSRYVRSVPPRRVATSRADLYGAFASFWLVFLSSVPAALPFLLIPDRPWLALRVSNAILIAGLFAIGWRWARHTTLRPWLTGLTFLVIGIALVGIAVALGG
- the ppk2 gene encoding polyphosphate kinase 2, encoding MKAKKKKGEVAVKEKMPRKEYEKELEKLHVELVKLQEWIKQEGLKVCIVFEGRDGAGKGGTIKAITERVSPRVFRVVALPAPTEREKTQMYVQRYLPHLPAAGEIVIFDRSWYNRAGVERVMGFCSEDAARTFLQVTPHAEELMVASGIILLKYWLEVSPEEQTRRLEARIDDGRKIWKLSPMDLKSYSRWYDYSRARDDMFAATDTEHAPWYVVHSNDKRRARLNLITHLLDQVPYREIKRERPKLPKRQKPGSYKESKHPLRLVQEKF